The Anabaena sp. PCC 7108 region GGCTGTTGCAGTGCAGCAGCAAGGTCATTCATAGAGTCGGTATCTTGCACGATGGATAGCGGGTTGGTGTATGCGATCTGCTTATTATCACAAACAATAAGCAGTTAAGTATTATAGTTGATAAATTTAAAATTACGTGAATTAGATAATTCCAGATTTTTAATTGACGTGTGTTGCGGCAACAAAGCGATCGCGTCCCTGTTCTTTTGCTCGGTAAAGTGCCTCATCCGCAGCTTTGAGTAAAAGTTCTGGGGTAATATCAGAGGTAGGGATAGTACTAGCAATACCTAAACTCAGAGTAACTTGCTGGCTGACTTGAGAAGCCTCATGAGTAATTGCCAAAGCTTGGACATGAGAACGGATTTCCTCAGCAATAAGTATCGCCCCATCTACGTCTGTATGCGGTAAAATCACAACAAACTCTTCTCCCCCATATCGAGCTACTAAATCACTTGGTCGTTTAATGCTTTGACTTATAGCTTGAGCCACCTTTTTTAGACAAGCATCTCCCGCTTGATGTCCATAGGTATCATTGTATCGTTTGAAAAAATCTACATCACACAAAATCAGCGATAGAAAAGATTTTTCCCTGTTCATACGTCCCCACTCTTGCAGAAGATACTGATCACACCGACGACGATTAGGAATTTGGGTAAGTCCGTCATAATAAGCCAGACGTTGGAGAGACTGATTTTCTGCTCTGACTTTGAGGTGATGATGCAAAATCACACTTCCAGTTGTCAGCGCAAATAATCCTATTGGTGCAGCAACTGGTAGCCAATAATTCAGTTTCAACATCCACACAGTCAGAAATCCCCAACCAATACACAATCCCCCAAATAATCCTAATTTTTGTCTAATTTGCCAGCCATAGATTAACCAACTTAAACCTGTTCCTCCCAACAACAGCAGTATCACCCATGCACCTGGTGAGAACAACTGGAGAACCTGACGCTGCAAAAAATTATTGATACTTGTAGCGTATACGCAGACACCACCAGTAGGAGGATTATAGTCAAAAGGAGTGATCAAACTATCAATCCCAGGAGCAGTAACCCCTACCAGCACAATCTTATTTTTAAATCTTTCCATCGGTATTCGGTTCTGCACCACATCCACAAAAGAATAGTGAGGCATATCTTGAATTTTACTAACCCAGTTAATCCATATTGGATGTTTTAAATCTGGGAAAGGAGGAGTTTCTGCAAAAGTGCTGTAAAGTTTCACAGCCGCAATCCCTAATGAAGGAATACCCTTAATTTGAGGTAGGACTTTGCGAACCATACCGTCCGCGTCTTTAGATGTCAGGATATGTCCTGTGATGCTGGCTGCTTGTTGCAGTTCACTGATTGGTAGCCAAATATCTCCAGTATTGTCCCATGCTTGAGCTAGAACTACTCTGCCATGTCGTTCTATTGCCTGAGCAAATAATCTGTCTTCCGTGCTGCTTTCCGAAAAAATAATATCGAATGCAAGTACATTAGGCTGTGCGGTATCTAAAACATTTAATAACTGAATGTATCTTTTTCGTGACCAAGGAAACTGCCCAAAGGCTCGCAGACTAGGATCATCTATTGTCACCAGTACTATGCGCTCATCCCATGTAACTGCTCCCCGTAGCTGAAATAGCTTGTTGTATGCCATCCATTCCAATGGTTGCAAGATTCCCAGCCATAAAAAAATGGCAATAATTAGCATTGCTATGAAGCCGGGAAGCAAGGCTTGGGGTGGGCGTAACCATTGCCAATGATATCTATTTAGGTATAAAATAGTCAATTCCTCCTGCTTTGCTTTATGCTTTAAGGAACTGCTAATTCATAATCTTGTTCTTTACCTAAAGGTGTCGTCACTGTGACTGCAATGCGGCGATTAGCAGGCATGGGGATGGTAATATCAAATTTTCCACTGCGGTCTGTAGTCAGTGGTTGATTTGCGAAAATGACCAAGTTAACTGGATCAACTTTACCCACTATTCGGGCTTGTTGATTTCCTGTCTGTTCCAGTACCTGCAAATTTAAGCTAGTATCATTCCGCAAAGGCATAGGTGCTGATGGCGGTTCTCCTGGAATCACTAAGCTCTGAAAACCTTTATTTATATACACGCTTTGACCCTGCGCCGTGGTTGCTACACTGCCGCTGAGGGTTGCTACCCCTGTTTTACCCGTCGGTTGGACACTCACACCAAATTCTGTACCTCGCACACCTGCAATCCCGGCAGGAGTCTCTATTTGCAAGCTGGAGTCTTTATGTGTAAAGGGACGCACCTTGAGCCTTACCTGTCCACCTGTCACCTGTAAATTGGTGATATGTCCGCCATTACTGGTGATTTGAAGTTTTTGAATTTCTAGTTTTGTATTTTCTGCAACTTGAATAAAACCAATACCAGTATCCAGTGCTAGTCTACTACTAGAACGCTGGCCTGTGCTGATGCTATCTCCTACATTTTTTAGTTTTACGCCTATGCGAGCCGATTGGGAAGTTTTTCCATTTTGATAGGTTACATCTCCAGAAGCACTACGAACTTCTAAGTAGCGGTTGATTCTTAGCTGGAAGTTATCCTGAGCCAATACTTGACTGATTGTTAACAGTCCAACAAATAATACACTTAATAACAGCCAGCGTTTTTTGATCATTTATGTCACCGAAAGTAGACCACCCTTGCATCTAATTTACGCGATCGCAAGACTATTTCTAACTCTTTTGCTGAGGCATAATTATCAAATGCACCTGCATGAATATATTTACCTAGTCGGTTCTGGGAAATAAATGCATCTGTTACACACTGTTGTATGGATTTAAGTTTGATTTCTTCATCTCCCGGAACTACTACAACGTAAGGATATTTGGATATTCGCCCTATAACAATTACTTTCCCCTGCTGGACTCTATTAAACTGCTGTGAAAAATTGGAAGTTGGAACACAATTATCTGCGTAGGCTGTATTTCCCATTAGTTCCCAAGTCAGTCCAATTACTGAACTCATTACTATTGTTGACCATTTCATCTCATTAAAAATACTGTCGTGCTACCCTTGCTACTATACTACTGATTAGGAACGGATGAGATAGTCTAGAATTCAGTCCCACCAAGCTTTGAGGTCACAAACCATGAACCAGGTAGACTATCTCCGCATTAGTTTAATTGATCGCTGTAATTTCCGTTGCCAGTACTGTATGCCAGAAGGTGCAGAACTAAACTATGTTCTCAAGCAACAACTGTTGACTGATGATGAACTCCTCACCTTAATTGAAGAGGTATTTATCCCGGTAGGTTTTACCCGTTTTCGCTTGACTGGTGGGGAACCCCTCTTACGTCCTGGTGTGGTGGAGTTAGTCAGAAAAATTGCTAATCTTCCCCAAATTCAAGATATAGCAATGACTACCAACGGGTTTTTACTAGCCCCAATGGCGGAAAATCTCTATAACGCAGGTTTAAGAAGAATTAATATTAGTTTAGATTCTCTCGACCCAGATACCTTTGAGCAAATTATCGGTAATCATGGACGTGGACGTTGGCAACAAGTTTGGGCAGGAATTCAAGCCGCTTATCATGCTGGCTTTGACCCACTGAAGTTAAATGTGGTGGTTATTCCTGGTGTTAATGACCATGAAATTTTAGATTTAGCGGCTTTGACTATTGATAAGCAATGGCACGTCAGGTTTATTGAGTTTATGCCTATTGGTAATGATCAATTATTTAGCGATCGCGGTTGGATATCTTCCGCAGATTTACGCTACAGCATCCGCCAACGTTGGGGCTTGACAGAATCCCAAATTCGTGGTAATGGTCCGGCTGATGTGTTTCAAATTCCGGGAGCCAAGGGAACATTAGGATTTATCAGCCAAATGTCAGAATGTTTTTGCGATCGCTGTAACCGAATGCGTCTTTCCGCTGATGGTTGGCTACGTCCCTGCTTATTAAACGAAACCGGTCAAATTGACTTAAAGACCTGTTTACGTGCCGGCGTTAGCACTGCTCAATTACAAGAGCAAGTTAAGCACATACTCGACATCAAAGCAGAAATTAACTTTAAACAGCGCGACTCTGGTACTGTCGGCGCTTACACCCGTACCATGTCGCAAATTGGCGGATAACCTAATTTTAGATTTTAGATTTTGGATTGTGGATTAAAAAAACAATTCCCATCCAAAATCGTAAATCCAAAATCCAAAATTGACTTACGCTTGACGTGAGTAGTATTCCACCACAAGTAGTTCGTTAACTTGGAGTGCTACCCATTCCCGTTCAATCACACTGTTGACTTTACCAGCTAACTTGGTTTTATCAAATTCTAGATGATTGGGGAGGTTAGCTAAACCAGGATATTGCAAGTTAGCTTCTACCAATTTCTTGGATGCTTCCTTATTCCTGACCGCAACTTCTTCACCGGGGCGGCACTGGTAGCTGGCAATATTGACCACACGACCGTTAACAGTTACATGACCGTGATTCACCAGTTGACGCGCTGCGGGAATGGTGGGAGCCATACCCATACGAAAAACCGTATTATCTAAACGCATTTCTAACAATTGCAGCAATACTTGTCCGGTAGAACCAGTTACACGTCTTGCTTTTCGCACATAGCGTAGCAGTTGCTTTTCAGTCAAACCATAATTCATGCGGAGTTTTTGCTTTTCCTCTAAACGGATAGCATACTCAGAGCGCTTTTTGCGGTTTTGACCATGTTGTCCTGGTGGATAGGCACGTCTAGCGCTTTTCCGAGTTAATCCAGGCAAGTCGCCTAAGCGACGCACAATTCTGAGGCGTGGTCCTCTATATCGGGACATGAGTTTCCTTAATTTAATCCTGTTTAAACTTTAACCAAATATTCTATTATGACATTCCCCGAACCAAATAGCTAGAGGATTCTTGGTTGAATGAGATTTCTTCTGAAAAGCTATCTCTAAATACTCGTTCTTTTGAACCAAGTAATGAGATAAAATACTTACAAAAGATTTTATCTTCACTATACTGACTTTAAGTAGGGCTTGGCCTCAAAAGCAGTATCTTCCAAGCATTCAGGTGTTAAGCCTGCGTTCCCATGCGTCCCACGGTACGTTTAACTTAGATGTTGCGAAAACACTGCTCACGCAACGTTGACTATGATTTAAGTCGTTTTCGCCACAAACTATCCACTATAGTCTAACCTGAGACAAAATTAATCACTTATTGCTCCGAATGGTCAAGAATTCAATTATCAGGCTTTGTTTCTATCTTAGGCAGACAATTGAGCCGAAATTCCTTGATTGTAGAGGAGTTTGAGCAAATTCTAAGTTAGCATAACCTTGGGTGTTTGGAGAATAACTATGTTAGCAACCAAAAAAGAAATTCGCAGTTTTCAAAACGAAAAAAGCAATTGTTCCTTGAGAATTTTGACAGCACCAGTTTTAGCTATAGCTGGATTATTGGCAACTATTGTGCCAAGTCTAGCTGTTACAGATTCCTATAGAAATGATTACCGAGTCTGTGCAGCACAACTTTTGAGTGTGGGTGTCACTCCACAAGCAGCATCTCAAGGTTGTGCTAAGGCTTTGCGCCCAAAAGAGTTATCTACTTGTGTAGCTCAAATTAAAAAGCAGACGCAAATTAATCCTGCTGATGCATTTAATTCCTGTAGTCAAGCCCGTCGTCCTGAAGATTTAGCTGCCTGTGTAGTTGGTATCAGCAAGGGTACTCAGGAAGCAGTTAACCCAGCTGCTTTAGTCTACTGTGGACGCAGTTTGTTGCCTGTGACTTTTGCACAGTGTGTAGTTGGCTTGCGTAAGGAAATAGATTTTACACCAATTCAAGCTTTAGATACTTGTATTGACGGTACTGATCAAACTATCAGTATTGGGGCTGGGTCAACCCCACAATAATAGGTAGGGGTTAATGGGGGGAGCAAGGGTGACAGATGCTGACTTAAAGCTCTGCCATTAATTTCGATGGGGTAATATCTCTCTGTGATCACCCACTCTGCTCCCCTGCCTCCTGCTGAATTTCGTCTTGCTATCTCTTTTAGAGGTGGGGATGTAAATTTAACCGACTACTACCACTATGTGAGAACTTTGCTTGCTACACATATTAGCCGCGCTCATAGTATCAAGAAGGGCTATAAAAAATATCTTGACTTTAAATGTGGAGGCTGTAGCACAAATAGTTTAGTCAAGGTTGAATCGCTAAAAATTAGAAGTAATCTTCTAATCTTTGGCGACTTTATTCATCTTGACTGCCAAAAACCATTTGTAAAATCATTGGCATTCCTCCGTCTTGGTGATATTTATCTGCCCAAGCGCGGATAATTTCGTCTAGTTCCTCCATAGCTTGGTCTAATCGTTCGGCAGGGATGTCTAATTCTTCTACAGCACGCATGGCGTTTGCTTTTCGTTCTGCCCAATCTTTCATCATGCGAAAGTATCGAGCAGTGTCTTCTACCATCGTGTAAGTGCGTTCCTGATCGTCTGCTGGTGCATAAAAAGGACGAGTCAGAGCGTAGAAAGGCATTCCCCAAGGAGAATCAATGCGTGTCACTGTACCTGAGTAGAGTAAACGGCGTTTGATATGTTCTGCCAAAGCTTCACTCAAAGGCATTTGATGGTGAGGTGGTAATTCCTCTTGCGATCGCTTGTGGAGAAATTCAATTAACTCTAGAAACTCGAAGGAAGTGACTAATTGGGCATCAGGCAGATTTTTAGGCAGCTTGCGCTCAATTTGTCTTTTTTCTTCACTTGTCAAACTCGTACCAGGTACACGGGATCTACCTGGTAGCCAAGGATATTTTTCCATCCAGACATAGGGCAATTGAATCAGATAGCGAGGTTCTTGAGAACCCAGCATTTTTAACAATTTGCCTTCAGTCAGAGCAAGTCTTACTTCCTCGACAATGATTTTGACTCGCTTCGGTTCCAGGTGATGTAAATGGCCAGTCATTCGCAGGTTTTGCCCCTGCTCCAGATAGGTCATATAAATTGCACATTTAGCGGCAGTTGCGGCTGCATCTAAAAATGCTCCATGCCTATGCCCACTTGTTCGCATGGCACTAAAAGCTAGATAAAGCATGATCTGATCCATCGCACTTGGGCCAAGACGTTTGATCAGATCTATGTCGTTACTCATATTCACAGACAGATGAATGGCACGTTTACAAGAGAGGGATTCAAATTAAATTATCTAGTATACACCAAGCTGCAATATACGTCTTCAGTTCAGATAATTAATTATGTTTGAACCATGACTTTTTTGTGATTCCCAAATACACTAACAATTTTTCCAGGATCAAGCCCAGGAAAAATGCTGAGGTTGAATATCCGCATTTTGAGAATGGGGAGAGTCAGTTTTGAGGATGTTAAGTTTCATTGCTCTTTGTGATTTAGTTATTGGGACTAGAAGATTTAACTTGGTTTTGCATTTTTTCAAAGCTGAAAGCAACAGCACCTAAGGTGACTAATAAAACTCCCAGAATTTGTAATAGATTCAAGGTTTCCTGAATCATTAAGCCAGCAAAAATCACAGTTAGCACTGGCACAGTAGCGCCGATAATTGCTGATTGTGGCGCACCTAGTTTGCGAATCCCAAAGTTATTGAATAAATAACCACAAAGGGTGAGAACACCCAACATAAAAGCACTTAGAATCACTTCCAGTAAATTAGATGATCTAATTGCTAAACTCCAATCACTAGGTAAAGGAAGCATTAAGCAAATAAAGCTTAACAGTAGCATAGTGGCGAAGTTAATTAAAGCAAAAGAAACTGGATGCAGTTGAGTGGCGCATAACCTAGTAAAAATTACATACATAGCAAAAGCTATTCCGGACATAATTCCTGAGATGGTTCCCAAAGAGGTATTGCTAATGCCTGTGGAGTAACTACCCAAGATTAATAATTCACCAAAAAATATGGTAGCGTAAGCCCCAGCAGTGATTAAATTAGGACGCTCTCTAAACAGAAACCACGCTAAAAGTCCACTAATCACAGGATAGATAAAAAATAGTGCGATCGCTATGCCAGTGGTAACTTCGCCAATAGCAAGGTAAATGAGTACTTGCGACAAGAATAAACAGCCGCCACTGACTACGGACAATATTAAAACCCGCTTTGTTTTTGCACTGTTAGGGGTAGTATTTCTCCCAATCGAATCAAATAGATTTTGCAGGTCTTGCCAAATTGGAGGATGCAAGATGGGAGCCAAAAGTAGCATCAATGGCACAACTACTAATAACCTGAGCATCAAGATCAGGAAAATATTACCCAAGGTTGGCGTGATGAATTGCTGTGTCTCGAACTCTCCCA contains the following coding sequences:
- the moaA gene encoding GTP 3',8-cyclase MoaA is translated as MNQVDYLRISLIDRCNFRCQYCMPEGAELNYVLKQQLLTDDELLTLIEEVFIPVGFTRFRLTGGEPLLRPGVVELVRKIANLPQIQDIAMTTNGFLLAPMAENLYNAGLRRINISLDSLDPDTFEQIIGNHGRGRWQQVWAGIQAAYHAGFDPLKLNVVVIPGVNDHEILDLAALTIDKQWHVRFIEFMPIGNDQLFSDRGWISSADLRYSIRQRWGLTESQIRGNGPADVFQIPGAKGTLGFISQMSECFCDRCNRMRLSADGWLRPCLLNETGQIDLKTCLRAGVSTAQLQEQVKHILDIKAEINFKQRDSGTVGAYTRTMSQIGG
- the rpsD gene encoding 30S ribosomal protein S4; translated protein: MSRYRGPRLRIVRRLGDLPGLTRKSARRAYPPGQHGQNRKKRSEYAIRLEEKQKLRMNYGLTEKQLLRYVRKARRVTGSTGQVLLQLLEMRLDNTVFRMGMAPTIPAARQLVNHGHVTVNGRVVNIASYQCRPGEEVAVRNKEASKKLVEANLQYPGLANLPNHLEFDKTKLAGKVNSVIEREWVALQVNELLVVEYYSRQA
- a CDS encoding FecR domain-containing protein — its product is MIKKRWLLLSVLFVGLLTISQVLAQDNFQLRINRYLEVRSASGDVTYQNGKTSQSARIGVKLKNVGDSISTGQRSSSRLALDTGIGFIQVAENTKLEIQKLQITSNGGHITNLQVTGGQVRLKVRPFTHKDSSLQIETPAGIAGVRGTEFGVSVQPTGKTGVATLSGSVATTAQGQSVYINKGFQSLVIPGEPPSAPMPLRNDTSLNLQVLEQTGNQQARIVGKVDPVNLVIFANQPLTTDRSGKFDITIPMPANRRIAVTVTTPLGKEQDYELAVP
- a CDS encoding diguanylate cyclase domain-containing protein, whose protein sequence is MTILYLNRYHWQWLRPPQALLPGFIAMLIIAIFLWLGILQPLEWMAYNKLFQLRGAVTWDERIVLVTIDDPSLRAFGQFPWSRKRYIQLLNVLDTAQPNVLAFDIIFSESSTEDRLFAQAIERHGRVVLAQAWDNTGDIWLPISELQQAASITGHILTSKDADGMVRKVLPQIKGIPSLGIAAVKLYSTFAETPPFPDLKHPIWINWVSKIQDMPHYSFVDVVQNRIPMERFKNKIVLVGVTAPGIDSLITPFDYNPPTGGVCVYATSINNFLQRQVLQLFSPGAWVILLLLGGTGLSWLIYGWQIRQKLGLFGGLCIGWGFLTVWMLKLNYWLPVAAPIGLFALTTGSVILHHHLKVRAENQSLQRLAYYDGLTQIPNRRRCDQYLLQEWGRMNREKSFLSLILCDVDFFKRYNDTYGHQAGDACLKKVAQAISQSIKRPSDLVARYGGEEFVVILPHTDVDGAILIAEEIRSHVQALAITHEASQVSQQVTLSLGIASTIPTSDITPELLLKAADEALYRAKEQGRDRFVAATHVN
- the hetR gene encoding heterocyst differentiation master regulator HetR codes for the protein MSNDIDLIKRLGPSAMDQIMLYLAFSAMRTSGHRHGAFLDAAATAAKCAIYMTYLEQGQNLRMTGHLHHLEPKRVKIIVEEVRLALTEGKLLKMLGSQEPRYLIQLPYVWMEKYPWLPGRSRVPGTSLTSEEKRQIERKLPKNLPDAQLVTSFEFLELIEFLHKRSQEELPPHHQMPLSEALAEHIKRRLLYSGTVTRIDSPWGMPFYALTRPFYAPADDQERTYTMVEDTARYFRMMKDWAERKANAMRAVEELDIPAERLDQAMEELDEIIRAWADKYHQDGGMPMILQMVFGSQDE